Proteins from one Candidatus Nitrospira nitrosa genomic window:
- a CDS encoding HDOD domain-containing protein, with product MTLFNPTDLRNRIEQLGDLPTLPHVVQRLATMISRPTVSAEEIGSIIEKDQVLAAKVLRLANSPFYGFPSRIGSVSHAVIVLGFNVVKGLTLCASALTIMKDAGMDQLWRHSLGVAITANLLATRLEIKNPEELFVSGLLHDIGKVVLYVKWSDVGTSIKDALKTRADHSLFDVEQELTGLSHAEIGGYLAGAWHLPVTLREPILYHHNPTQSKDATLQTAIVHVSDILVKGLAFGNPGDDLIPPLSKPAWDQVGLDEQSLAECIDKASQEFVTIDDYL from the coding sequence ATGACCCTCTTCAATCCAACAGACCTACGCAACCGGATCGAGCAGCTCGGAGACCTTCCCACACTCCCTCATGTCGTACAGCGGCTGGCCACCATGATTAGTCGTCCCACCGTGTCGGCCGAGGAGATCGGCAGTATCATCGAGAAGGATCAGGTACTGGCCGCAAAGGTGCTTCGCCTGGCGAACTCCCCCTTTTATGGGTTTCCTTCAAGAATCGGATCCGTCTCCCACGCCGTGATCGTGCTGGGCTTTAACGTCGTGAAGGGGCTCACGCTCTGCGCCTCGGCGCTGACCATCATGAAAGACGCCGGCATGGACCAGTTGTGGCGCCATTCGCTCGGTGTCGCCATCACCGCCAATCTCCTCGCGACGAGGCTCGAGATCAAGAACCCCGAAGAGCTGTTCGTCTCCGGTTTGCTCCATGACATCGGGAAGGTCGTCCTCTATGTAAAGTGGTCCGATGTGGGCACCAGCATTAAGGACGCACTGAAGACTCGCGCCGATCACTCACTTTTTGACGTGGAACAAGAATTGACAGGACTGTCACATGCGGAGATCGGCGGCTACTTGGCTGGCGCATGGCATTTACCGGTTACGCTTCGCGAGCCGATCCTCTACCACCACAACCCAACTCAGTCCAAGGACGCCACATTGCAAACGGCCATCGTCCATGTGTCAGATATCCTGGTCAAAGGTCTGGCTTTCGGCAACCCCGGCGATGACCTCATCCCACCACTGTCCAAGCCGGCCTGGGATCAGGTTGGGCTGGATGAACAGAGTCTTGCAGAATGCATCGACAAGGCCTCACAAGAATTTGTGACTATTGACGACTACCTATGA
- a CDS encoding GGDEF domain-containing protein, whose translation MNHSSAGRRILLLHNELTSTPTLTSALEKAGFQVMEGHLPELALHELVHDPPCLVLAAEGTNGHSVETLTRNLKLDAFLGRLPLIVFVRDSRLNDIDWGSLGVDDFITVPYRAEDVVHRIRLCLSRLTRSLDANPLTRLPGNTTILCETTARIQSRQPFALAYLDIDNFKSFNDRYGYGRGDEVLIVACRILTTVVGELAGSEGFVGHVGGDDFVFMSRPDTIDAICETIIKRFDLVIPDFYDREDRLKGYIDSVDRRGNKEQFPIMSLSIAVVTNEQVPIAHPGDVSKIASELKKKAKAIKGSVYVKDQRGQVVEIPYETTDPTKILTEQ comes from the coding sequence ATGAACCACTCCAGTGCCGGCCGAAGAATTCTGCTGCTGCACAATGAGCTGACCTCAACCCCGACTCTGACCTCGGCCCTGGAGAAAGCCGGGTTCCAAGTGATGGAAGGCCATCTACCTGAGCTCGCGCTCCATGAGCTTGTCCACGATCCTCCTTGTCTCGTCTTGGCTGCGGAGGGAACCAACGGGCACTCCGTGGAAACCCTCACGCGCAACCTCAAGCTCGATGCCTTTCTTGGGCGCCTGCCGCTCATCGTCTTCGTCCGGGACAGTCGGCTCAATGATATCGACTGGGGTTCGTTAGGGGTAGATGACTTCATCACCGTTCCCTATCGCGCAGAGGATGTCGTGCATCGCATCAGGCTCTGTCTCAGCCGACTCACTCGTTCACTCGACGCGAATCCCCTCACCCGACTACCAGGTAATACGACCATCCTCTGTGAAACCACGGCTCGAATCCAAAGCCGGCAACCCTTCGCTCTCGCGTATCTCGATATCGACAATTTCAAGTCATTCAACGACCGCTACGGCTACGGACGTGGAGACGAAGTGCTGATTGTGGCCTGTCGCATCCTCACGACAGTCGTCGGCGAGCTGGCGGGTTCGGAAGGATTTGTGGGCCATGTCGGGGGCGACGACTTTGTCTTCATGAGCCGACCTGACACCATCGACGCAATTTGCGAGACCATCATCAAGCGATTTGACCTGGTGATTCCGGACTTCTACGACCGTGAAGATCGTCTCAAAGGCTACATCGACTCGGTGGACCGCCGGGGCAATAAAGAGCAGTTTCCGATCATGAGCCTGTCGATCGCCGTCGTCACCAACGAACAAGTTCCCATTGCCCATCCCGGTGACGTGAGTAAGATTGCTTCAGAGCTTAAGAAAAAAGCCAAAGCCATAAAAGGAAGTGTCTACGTCAAAGACCAGCGAGGCCAGGTTGTCGAAATACCGTATGAAACAACGGACCCCACCAAGATTCTTACCGAACAATAA